In the Streptomyces sp. cg36 genome, one interval contains:
- a CDS encoding polysaccharide deacetylase family protein, protein MAVRRRTVLAIAASGVLSGCSGATASAPSGTPPQPPAPTTAAPAPSPRPTAPTPPVPTRAEIVARYGRTKPTHWGLRVSGALSRLPVTGKVAALTFDACGGKGGSGYDKALVDFLRRRSVPATLFLNSRWIDENPSLFKELAADPLFEVANHGTRHLPLSVSGRSAYRIPGTRDVGEVYDEVAGNRAELTGLLGHPPRFFRSGTAYCDDVAARVVTALGERFASFDVNGDGGATFTPEQVQQAMRSVRPGSVVIGHMNQPRGGTARGMSAAVPRLLDQGYTFVRLSDAVRA, encoded by the coding sequence ATGGCTGTGCGTCGGCGAACAGTGCTGGCCATCGCGGCGAGCGGGGTGCTCTCCGGGTGCTCGGGGGCGACCGCCTCCGCGCCCAGCGGCACTCCCCCGCAACCGCCCGCACCGACCACCGCCGCACCGGCACCTTCCCCCCGGCCCACCGCGCCGACGCCACCCGTTCCCACCCGGGCCGAGATCGTCGCCCGGTACGGCAGGACGAAACCCACCCACTGGGGTCTGCGGGTGAGCGGCGCGCTGTCGCGGCTGCCGGTCACCGGGAAGGTGGCCGCCCTGACCTTCGACGCCTGCGGCGGCAAGGGCGGCAGCGGGTACGACAAGGCGCTCGTCGACTTCCTGCGCCGACGTTCCGTGCCCGCCACCTTGTTCCTCAACTCCCGGTGGATCGACGAGAACCCTTCCCTGTTCAAGGAGTTGGCGGCCGACCCGCTCTTCGAGGTGGCCAACCACGGCACGCGCCACCTCCCGCTCTCGGTGTCCGGCCGCTCCGCCTACCGGATACCGGGCACCCGCGACGTGGGTGAGGTGTACGACGAGGTCGCGGGCAACCGGGCCGAACTCACCGGGCTGCTGGGCCACCCGCCGCGCTTCTTCCGTTCGGGTACGGCCTACTGCGACGACGTCGCCGCCCGGGTCGTCACCGCGCTCGGGGAGCGGTTCGCCTCCTTCGACGTCAACGGTGACGGCGGCGCGACCTTCACCCCCGAGCAGGTCCAGCAGGCCATGCGGTCGGTGCGGCCGGGATCGGTCGTCATAGGCCACATGAACCAGCCCCGGGGCGGCACGGCACGCGGGATGAGCGCGGCCGTACCCCGGTTGCTGGACCAGGGTTACACCTTCGTACGCCTCTCGGACGCGGTACGGGCCTGA
- a CDS encoding GNAT family N-acetyltransferase, protein MTVFLETERLRLRSFTPADAGHLFALDNDPEVTRFINGGRPTSREAVQERVLPRLLHDHPCSGTRGFWAAEEKSSGTFLGWFEFRPLDEDSSAVVELGYRLNRASWGKGYATEGSVALVDKGFTDLGVERVTANTMTVNTRSRRVMEKSGLLFLRSFTGDWPEAIPGSEHGEVEYELTRATWERQR, encoded by the coding sequence ATGACTGTCTTCCTCGAGACCGAGCGGCTTCGGCTGCGGTCCTTCACCCCGGCCGATGCCGGGCACCTCTTCGCGCTGGACAACGACCCCGAGGTGACGCGGTTCATCAATGGTGGTCGGCCCACCAGTCGCGAGGCGGTCCAGGAGCGGGTGCTGCCGCGGCTGCTGCACGACCATCCCTGTTCCGGCACGCGGGGCTTCTGGGCCGCCGAGGAGAAGAGCAGCGGGACCTTCCTCGGCTGGTTCGAGTTCCGTCCTCTCGACGAGGACAGCAGTGCCGTCGTCGAGCTCGGTTACCGGCTGAACAGGGCCTCCTGGGGCAAGGGGTACGCCACGGAGGGGTCGGTGGCCCTCGTCGACAAGGGGTTCACCGACCTCGGGGTGGAGCGGGTCACGGCGAACACCATGACCGTCAACACACGCTCCCGGCGGGTGATGGAGAAGTCCGGTCTGTTGTTCCTGCGGAGTTTCACCGGTGACTGGCCCGAGGCGATCCCGGGTTCGGAGCACGGCGAGGTCGAGTACGAACTCACCCGGGCCACGTGGGAGCGGCAGCGGTAG
- a CDS encoding AAA family ATPase, producing the protein MESIDSTMIGREPEREALSAFVTAAGGRALVLRGDPGVGKSALLDHVARLAAAERHTVVRAAGVEAESELPFAGLHQLLYPLLPHTHRLDERHREALDVVFGRSGGPPPSVMSLGIAVLDLLSLVASRQPLLLVLDDGHWFDTASTEVCGFVGRRLTGSSVGLVVGLRSGVPSGFDTAALPELPVPTLSEHASQQLLDLRSPGLDPRTRRLILDEAQGNPLALLELPPHVLRSGRAADDRRERTGYSAVPLPLRLQQVYGARIEALGAGVRAELLRGALDGVGADAVTGHAYGVRYHMRDTEEAAACGLLDVDPLSGDFVFRHPLVRSTVVQMATPNQRRAAHAALAHVHREDVERRAMHLAASTVDPDEQVAAVLEAAADSATLRGGSLAAVAWLTRAAELSESHRERSRRLGTASFVAGQASLLDRARQLLRSDLVPGTGESPASVLASAYAALYEDGDVKSSQRQVRAAIETLRDTDPGEPSEVLTRLVNLLLAINQYAADEPSWQRTHELLDSLGDRVSPNSRTYEDAWSDVVRRGAGVHERVERALADFHRLEPWETTRLGVAAYHVDALGQYGPHLRRTVDREVETGAAASAMTMLHLIMLDQLAVGAWDEAERTGERVMALTTAHRNALFVHHTQAYLGLLAALRGRTEEARRLQAAVDTWARPRGVGFLTQIADSIGTTAALTDGDYEAAYLHAIGITPPGSFTPYAHQASRTLLDLVEAALHTGRTEQARRHALAARDAGLPAVSPRLALLTHGALAMTATDPAEADAMYRRAETHPAAGALPFELARIRLAHGIRLRHTQGRTAARPVLALAAETFEALGTPSWAERARAELRAAGAPAATSTAPLTALTWQERRIADLAAGGLTNKEIGERMHLSPRTVSSHLYRIFPKLGITSRVALRDALSRLPEEQGT; encoded by the coding sequence ATGGAGTCGATCGACAGCACGATGATCGGCCGTGAGCCGGAGCGGGAGGCGCTGTCCGCGTTCGTGACGGCCGCCGGGGGCCGGGCGCTCGTCCTGCGCGGCGACCCCGGCGTGGGCAAGAGCGCCCTGCTCGACCACGTCGCCCGCCTCGCCGCGGCCGAGCGGCACACGGTGGTCAGGGCGGCCGGTGTGGAGGCCGAGTCCGAGCTGCCGTTCGCCGGTCTGCACCAGCTGCTGTACCCGCTGCTCCCGCACACCCACCGGCTGGACGAACGGCACCGGGAAGCCCTCGACGTCGTCTTCGGCCGAAGCGGCGGCCCGCCGCCCTCGGTGATGTCCCTCGGCATCGCCGTCCTGGACCTGCTCTCCCTCGTCGCGTCGCGCCAGCCGCTCCTGCTGGTGCTCGACGACGGCCACTGGTTCGACACCGCCAGCACCGAGGTGTGCGGATTCGTGGGGCGGCGGCTCACCGGCAGCTCGGTCGGGCTCGTCGTGGGCCTGCGCTCCGGCGTACCCTCCGGCTTCGACACGGCCGCGCTGCCCGAACTGCCCGTACCGACCCTGTCGGAGCACGCCTCCCAGCAGCTCCTGGACCTGCGCAGCCCGGGTCTCGACCCCCGTACCCGCCGACTGATCCTGGACGAGGCCCAGGGCAACCCGCTCGCCCTGCTGGAGCTGCCGCCCCATGTGCTGCGCAGCGGCCGGGCGGCGGACGACCGGCGGGAGAGGACCGGATACAGCGCCGTTCCGCTGCCCCTGCGGCTCCAGCAGGTGTACGGGGCCCGCATCGAGGCGCTCGGTGCGGGCGTCCGCGCGGAGCTGCTGCGCGGCGCCCTGGACGGCGTGGGAGCGGACGCGGTGACCGGCCACGCCTACGGCGTCCGCTACCACATGAGGGACACCGAGGAGGCAGCCGCGTGCGGCCTGCTGGACGTGGACCCGCTCAGCGGCGACTTCGTCTTCCGCCACCCCCTGGTGCGCTCGACGGTCGTCCAGATGGCGACCCCCAACCAGCGGCGCGCGGCGCACGCGGCCCTCGCGCACGTGCACCGCGAGGACGTGGAACGCCGCGCCATGCACCTGGCGGCCTCCACGGTCGACCCCGACGAGCAGGTCGCCGCCGTACTGGAGGCGGCGGCCGACTCCGCGACGCTGCGCGGCGGTTCACTGGCCGCCGTCGCCTGGCTGACCCGCGCGGCTGAGCTGAGCGAGAGCCACCGCGAGCGCTCGCGCCGGCTCGGCACGGCCTCGTTCGTCGCCGGGCAGGCCAGCCTCCTGGACCGCGCCCGGCAACTGCTCCGCTCCGACCTCGTGCCGGGGACCGGCGAGTCCCCGGCGTCGGTGCTCGCCTCGGCCTACGCCGCGCTGTACGAGGACGGGGACGTCAAGTCCTCGCAGCGCCAGGTCCGGGCCGCGATCGAGACCCTGCGCGACACGGACCCGGGCGAGCCGAGCGAGGTGCTCACCCGGCTGGTCAACCTGCTGCTGGCCATCAACCAGTACGCGGCCGACGAGCCGTCGTGGCAGCGCACCCACGAGCTGCTCGACTCCCTCGGCGACCGGGTGTCCCCCAACTCCCGCACCTACGAGGACGCGTGGAGCGACGTGGTGCGCCGCGGCGCCGGGGTGCACGAGCGGGTGGAGCGCGCCCTTGCCGACTTCCACCGCCTCGAACCCTGGGAGACCACCCGCCTGGGCGTCGCCGCCTACCACGTGGACGCCCTCGGCCAGTACGGACCGCACCTGCGGCGCACCGTCGACCGCGAGGTGGAGACCGGCGCCGCGGCGTCGGCCATGACGATGCTGCACCTGATCATGCTCGACCAGCTGGCGGTCGGTGCGTGGGACGAGGCCGAGCGGACCGGAGAGCGCGTCATGGCGCTCACGACCGCGCACCGCAACGCCCTGTTCGTCCACCACACCCAGGCGTACCTCGGACTCCTCGCGGCGCTGCGCGGCCGTACCGAGGAGGCGCGGCGGCTCCAGGCCGCCGTCGACACCTGGGCCCGTCCCCGCGGCGTCGGTTTCCTCACCCAGATCGCGGACTCCATCGGCACCACCGCGGCCCTCACCGACGGCGACTACGAGGCCGCCTACCTCCACGCCATCGGCATCACGCCCCCGGGCTCCTTCACCCCCTACGCCCACCAGGCGTCCCGCACCCTCCTCGACCTCGTCGAGGCGGCCCTGCACACCGGGCGCACCGAACAGGCCCGACGGCACGCCCTCGCCGCCCGGGACGCCGGCCTGCCCGCCGTCTCGCCCCGCCTCGCCCTGCTCACCCACGGCGCCCTCGCGATGACCGCCACCGACCCGGCCGAGGCCGACGCGATGTACCGCCGCGCCGAAACACACCCCGCCGCGGGCGCGCTCCCCTTCGAACTCGCCCGCATCCGGCTGGCCCACGGCATCCGGCTCCGCCACACCCAGGGCCGCACCGCCGCACGGCCGGTCCTCGCGCTCGCCGCCGAGACCTTCGAAGCCCTCGGCACACCGTCCTGGGCCGAGCGGGCCCGGGCCGAGCTCCGCGCCGCCGGAGCCCCCGCCGCGACCTCCACGGCCCCCCTCACGGCCCTCACCTGGCAGGAACGCCGGATCGCGGACCTGGCGGCGGGCGGCCTGACCAACAAGGAGATCGGCGAGCGCATGCACCTGTCACCGCGGACCGTCAGCTCGCACCTCTACCGGATCTTCCCCAAACTCGGCATCACCTCGCGCGTCGCCCTGCGCGACGCGCTGAGCAGGCTCCCCGAGGAGCAGGGCACGTGA
- a CDS encoding alpha/beta hydrolase: MKRTPVVFIHGAWLHALSWESWTEHFTSRGFRALAPGWPGEGASPGAAESSDVLGGLGLDALSAHYAAVVRSLDTAPVIVGHSVGGLVAQHLIAADLGRAAVAIAPVPINDIPMPTSFDRPPSAEHDVPAEPLVSLSPRQFHELIANTVTAGESRRLYERYAMPVPARLLRDLGCGTGRRAPNARADVTNAARGPLLLVSGQEDLLVPDAATRAAYKQYGDTAAVTDLKQFADRAHSLVIDSGWRLVADHVLAWLYERGVRAEGPQG; the protein is encoded by the coding sequence GTGAAACGTACTCCCGTCGTGTTCATCCACGGCGCGTGGCTGCACGCGCTGTCCTGGGAGTCGTGGACGGAACACTTCACGAGCCGGGGGTTCCGGGCGCTCGCGCCCGGGTGGCCGGGGGAGGGGGCGTCCCCGGGCGCGGCTGAGTCGTCCGACGTACTCGGCGGCCTCGGCCTGGACGCGCTCAGCGCGCACTACGCCGCTGTCGTACGCTCCCTCGACACCGCGCCGGTGATCGTCGGACACTCCGTCGGAGGGCTCGTCGCCCAGCACCTCATCGCCGCCGACCTCGGCCGGGCGGCCGTGGCCATCGCCCCCGTCCCCATCAACGACATTCCGATGCCGACGTCCTTCGACCGGCCGCCGTCGGCCGAACACGACGTCCCCGCCGAGCCGTTGGTGTCCCTGTCCCCCCGGCAGTTCCACGAGCTCATCGCGAACACGGTGACGGCGGGGGAGTCCCGACGGCTCTACGAGCGCTACGCGATGCCGGTCCCCGCCCGGCTGCTCCGCGACCTCGGCTGCGGCACCGGCCGCCGGGCCCCGAACGCCCGGGCGGACGTCACCAACGCGGCCCGAGGCCCGCTCCTGCTGGTGTCGGGGCAGGAGGACCTGCTCGTACCGGACGCCGCGACCCGCGCCGCGTACAAGCAGTACGGGGACACGGCGGCGGTCACCGATCTCAAGCAGTTCGCGGACCGCGCCCACTCGCTCGTCATCGACAGCGGGTGGCGCCTGGTCGCCGACCACGTGCTCGCCTGGCTCTACGAACGGGGCGTCCGCGCCGAGGGACCGCAAGGCTGA
- a CDS encoding SsgA family sporulation/cell division regulator encodes MDIERVLGVRARQPIRAEFGFDVTSPLVVSTELAIDGGACVHWRIGRDLLWQGLRTRSGIGDVQIRPSHPGNHTTARLQLVSDGMAALFELPIPPLAQWLEHTYELVPAGEEGATLDWDAAADLLTGPLAP; translated from the coding sequence ATGGACATCGAGCGCGTGCTGGGCGTCCGCGCCCGCCAGCCGATCCGGGCCGAGTTCGGGTTCGACGTCACCTCTCCCCTGGTCGTGTCCACGGAGCTGGCCATCGACGGCGGCGCGTGCGTCCACTGGCGCATCGGGCGCGACCTGCTGTGGCAGGGGCTGCGCACGAGGAGCGGCATCGGCGACGTCCAGATCCGCCCGTCCCACCCGGGCAACCACACCACCGCACGGCTCCAGCTGGTCTCCGACGGCATGGCGGCACTGTTCGAACTGCCGATACCACCGCTGGCGCAGTGGCTGGAGCACACCTACGAACTCGTCCCGGCGGGCGAGGAGGGCGCGACGCTCGACTGGGACGCGGCGGCGGATCTGCTCACGGGGCCACTGGCTCCCTAG
- a CDS encoding alkene reductase, whose translation MKHTAVNPSLFTPTLLGPTHLPNRLVMAPLTRNRADADGVPGELMATYYAQRASAGLIIAEGTTPNATGQTYPHIPGIHNAAQIAGWRQVTDAVRAAGGTMFLQLQHGGRVGHPDNSGLVQHAPSAIALPETVHTPAGRRPAVVPHAMTVDDIHATVADFAQAARNAVAAGFAGVEVHGANGMLLHQFLSENTNRRDDAYGGPVAHRVRFAVEVTRAVADAIGPERTGLRISPANTVNGIEEGDTERIYAELVGALSDLGLAYLHLELADPRQPFFTRLRETWPGTLMANPDLGPTVPADGGRAAGERLLAAGADVIALGRAFLANPDLVERLRTGAPLNEVREKYTMYVGGPTGYTDYPTLREANGLVAVRAG comes from the coding sequence ATGAAGCACACAGCGGTCAACCCCAGCCTCTTCACCCCCACCCTCCTCGGACCGACGCACCTGCCCAACCGGCTGGTGATGGCGCCCCTGACCAGGAACCGGGCCGACGCCGACGGTGTGCCCGGGGAGCTGATGGCCACCTACTACGCCCAGCGCGCCTCGGCCGGACTCATCATCGCGGAGGGCACCACCCCCAATGCCACCGGCCAGACCTACCCCCACATCCCCGGCATCCACAACGCGGCCCAGATCGCCGGATGGCGGCAGGTCACCGACGCGGTGCGGGCCGCCGGGGGAACGATGTTCCTCCAGCTCCAGCACGGCGGCCGGGTGGGGCACCCGGACAACAGCGGACTCGTCCAGCACGCACCCTCGGCGATCGCGCTCCCCGAGACGGTCCACACGCCCGCCGGACGCCGACCGGCCGTCGTGCCGCACGCCATGACCGTCGACGACATCCACGCCACCGTCGCCGACTTCGCCCAGGCCGCCCGCAACGCGGTCGCGGCGGGCTTCGCCGGAGTGGAGGTGCACGGCGCCAACGGGATGCTGCTGCACCAGTTCCTGTCCGAGAACACCAACCGGCGCGACGATGCCTACGGCGGTCCGGTCGCGCACCGCGTCCGCTTCGCCGTGGAGGTCACCCGGGCGGTGGCCGACGCGATCGGCCCCGAGCGGACGGGCCTGCGGATATCCCCGGCGAACACCGTCAACGGCATCGAGGAGGGCGACACCGAGCGCATCTACGCGGAGCTCGTCGGGGCGCTGTCGGACCTGGGCCTCGCCTATCTGCACCTGGAGCTCGCCGACCCCCGGCAGCCGTTCTTCACCCGTCTGCGCGAGACCTGGCCGGGCACGCTGATGGCCAACCCCGACCTCGGCCCGACCGTGCCCGCCGACGGCGGACGCGCGGCCGGAGAGCGCCTGCTGGCGGCCGGCGCCGACGTCATCGCCCTGGGCCGCGCGTTCCTCGCCAACCCGGACCTCGTGGAGCGCCTGCGGACCGGTGCGCCCCTGAACGAGGTGCGCGAGAAGTACACGATGTACGTGGGCGGCCCGACCGGGTACACCGACTACCCCACCCTGCGCGAGGCGAACGGACTCGTCGCCGTCCGTGCCGGCTGA
- a CDS encoding MerR family transcriptional regulator: protein MRVGELAERTGVSERSLRYYEKQGLLTAERTPGGHRQFGEWAVDRVIRIQALYAAGLNSTRIAALLPCMRDADGGPSARATERLVAELAEERRRIDRLIADLLRSREVLDEVMELAAQPREDAPPPPAAHGRVAGEVAHEMARKRQKTRS from the coding sequence ATGCGGGTCGGAGAGCTGGCCGAGCGCACGGGGGTGAGCGAGCGTTCGCTGCGCTACTACGAGAAGCAGGGCCTGCTCACGGCCGAGCGCACGCCCGGCGGCCATCGCCAGTTCGGCGAGTGGGCGGTCGACCGGGTCATCCGCATCCAGGCCCTGTACGCCGCGGGCCTCAACAGCACCAGGATCGCCGCCCTGCTGCCCTGTATGCGGGACGCGGACGGCGGACCCTCGGCGCGGGCCACCGAGCGCCTGGTCGCCGAACTGGCCGAGGAGCGGCGGCGCATCGACCGGCTCATCGCCGATCTGCTGCGCTCCCGCGAGGTCCTGGACGAGGTGATGGAGCTGGCGGCGCAGCCGCGCGAAGACGCTCCGCCGCCACCGGCCGCGCACGGGCGGGTGGCCGGGGAGGTGGCCCATGAGATGGCCAGGAAGCGGCAAAAGACTCGCTCCTAG